One region of Candidatus Aegiribacteria sp. genomic DNA includes:
- the rpmA gene encoding 50S ribosomal protein L27 produces the protein MAHKKSSSSSRNGRDSAGRRLGVKAAAGSLVSAGTIIIRQRGTRIHAGVNVGRGNDDTLFAKIDGRLKFHSMGGRKVASIITEQA, from the coding sequence AATCATCAAGCAGTTCTCGTAATGGCCGGGACAGTGCCGGAAGACGGCTTGGAGTTAAAGCTGCCGCCGGTTCGCTGGTGTCGGCTGGAACTATCATTATAAGGCAGCGCGGAACAAGGATACATGCCGGTGTTAACGTCGGAAGAGGTAATGACGATACTCTATTCGCTAAAATAGACGGCAGGTTGAAGTTCCACAGCATGGGCGGCAGAAAGGTTGCCTCTATAATCACTGAACAGGCTTAA